The proteins below come from a single Dinghuibacter silviterrae genomic window:
- a CDS encoding RagB/SusD family nutrient uptake outer membrane protein, giving the protein MNKYILRSAVILGMLGMASCSKKLLDLHPTSSIDLSSAFQKASDAKHWDDGFYASLRGNVYGQFIMAPDIQADQLNATVDYGNNYGFFQLWTALLAADQNIGPQWAGYYNALANINEALAGFQLIVPQNASDSATLKECTGDAYLMRAFYYLKLVLRWSKSYNSSTASTDLGVPLVLKYDLTALPARATVAQVYAQILSDIATARGLLSGITGTPGSSTFTQDAATALSARTRLYMQDWAGAKAAADSLIGSGNYPLVSDQATFINMWTKDLPNESILQLNASQPNEVPNAVNVYLNYNSATGANDPLYLPSQWVVDMFDNADIRKNAYFINTTATFQNGTYTVWQVSKFPGNPALFTGVYSNYEQSPKIFRIAEMYLISAEAAANEGQAAAAGVPLNELRAARGLPAITVATITADSLTNAIRDERFRELAFEGFRLDDLERWNLGFTRHDPQNINVLVPNYTTVSQPAGADKFVWGIPTNDMTINPNLVQNPGW; this is encoded by the coding sequence ATGAATAAATATATATTGAGGAGCGCGGTGATACTGGGTATGTTGGGGATGGCCTCCTGTAGCAAAAAACTCCTGGACCTTCACCCCACCAGCAGCATAGACCTCTCGTCCGCCTTCCAAAAGGCCAGCGATGCGAAGCATTGGGACGACGGCTTTTATGCGTCCCTGAGGGGGAACGTATATGGACAATTTATCATGGCCCCCGATATACAAGCCGACCAGTTGAATGCGACGGTGGACTATGGGAACAACTACGGCTTTTTCCAACTCTGGACCGCGCTCCTGGCGGCCGATCAAAACATCGGCCCGCAATGGGCCGGGTATTATAATGCCCTCGCCAATATCAATGAGGCCCTGGCCGGTTTCCAGTTGATCGTACCCCAAAACGCATCCGACAGCGCCACCCTGAAGGAGTGCACCGGGGACGCCTACCTGATGCGTGCATTTTATTACCTGAAGCTGGTGTTGCGCTGGTCAAAGTCCTACAACTCGTCGACCGCGTCCACAGACCTTGGGGTGCCCCTCGTTTTGAAATATGACCTCACCGCACTGCCGGCCCGGGCTACCGTGGCCCAGGTGTATGCCCAAATCCTTAGCGACATCGCTACGGCAAGGGGATTGCTGAGCGGGATTACAGGGACGCCCGGGTCCTCCACCTTCACCCAGGACGCGGCGACCGCCCTCTCCGCCCGTACACGGTTGTACATGCAGGACTGGGCCGGGGCCAAGGCCGCCGCCGACAGCCTGATTGGGTCAGGGAACTATCCGCTGGTCAGCGACCAGGCGACCTTCATCAACATGTGGACCAAGGACCTGCCCAACGAGTCCATTTTGCAGTTGAATGCCAGCCAGCCCAACGAGGTACCCAACGCCGTCAATGTGTACCTCAATTATAACTCTGCCACCGGCGCCAACGACCCGTTGTATCTTCCTTCCCAGTGGGTGGTGGATATGTTCGACAATGCGGATATCCGGAAGAATGCGTATTTCATCAATACCACGGCTACCTTCCAGAATGGGACCTATACCGTTTGGCAGGTCAGCAAATTCCCGGGAAACCCGGCCCTTTTTACCGGGGTCTATTCCAACTATGAGCAGTCACCCAAGATCTTTAGGATTGCCGAGATGTACCTGATCTCCGCCGAGGCGGCTGCCAATGAGGGTCAGGCCGCCGCAGCCGGAGTGCCCCTCAACGAGCTTCGTGCCGCCCGCGGACTGCCCGCCATCACAGTGGCGACCATTACCGCCGACAGCCTGACCAACGCCATCCGTGACGAAAGGTTCCGGGAACTGGCCTTCGAAGGCTTCCGCCTCGACGACCTCGAACGCTGGAACCTGGGCTTTACCCGTCACGACCCGCAAAATATCAATGTACTCGTACCCAATTATACGACCGTGTCCCAGCCGGCAGGTGCCGACAAATTTGTCTGGGGCATACCAACAAATGACATGACCATCAACCCGAACCTGGTCCAAAACCCAGGTTGGTAA